One part of the Salinimonas iocasae genome encodes these proteins:
- the tsf gene encoding translation elongation factor Ts: protein MAVTAALVKELRERTGAGMMDCKKALVETDGDIELAIENMRKSGQAKAAKKAGRIAAEGVILTKVDGNRATMLELNCETDFVARDEGFLKFGNEILNVAHQNGINDIDALNDAELNGEKISTVRDNLVAKIGENISPRRVITVDGDTLGGYVHGGRIGVITILEGGDEELAKDVAMHVAAASPQFTKPEDVPAEVVEKEKSIQIEIAMQSGKPADIAEKMVAGRMKKFTGEISLTGQPFVKDPSTSVGELLKSNNADAVNFIRFEVGEGIEKKSEDFAAEVAAQMEAAKK, encoded by the coding sequence ATGGCAGTGACTGCAGCACTAGTTAAAGAACTACGTGAGCGCACAGGCGCGGGCATGATGGATTGTAAAAAGGCGCTGGTGGAAACCGATGGTGACATCGAGCTGGCAATCGAAAACATGCGTAAGTCTGGTCAGGCTAAAGCTGCGAAAAAAGCTGGTCGTATCGCCGCTGAAGGTGTGATTCTGACTAAAGTTGACGGTAACCGTGCAACAATGCTTGAACTGAACTGTGAAACTGACTTCGTAGCACGTGATGAAGGTTTCCTTAAGTTTGGTAATGAAATTCTGAACGTTGCCCATCAAAATGGCATCAACGACATCGATGCGTTGAATGACGCTGAACTAAACGGCGAAAAAATTAGCACTGTCCGTGACAATCTGGTTGCTAAAATCGGTGAGAACATCTCTCCTCGCCGCGTTATCACTGTTGACGGTGACACGCTGGGTGGATACGTTCACGGTGGTCGTATCGGTGTTATTACGATTCTTGAAGGCGGTGATGAAGAGCTGGCAAAAGACGTTGCTATGCACGTTGCAGCAGCTAGCCCACAGTTCACTAAGCCAGAAGATGTACCTGCTGAAGTGGTAGAGAAAGAAAAGTCTATCCAAATCGAAATCGCAATGCAGTCTGGTAAGCCAGCTGACATCGCTGAGAAAATGGTTGCAGGCCGCATGAAGAAGTTCACAGGCGAAATCAGCCTAACTGGTCAGCCTTTCGTTAAAGATCCTTCAACTTCAGTTGGTGAGTTGCTGAAGAGCAACAATGCTGACGCAGTAAACTTCATCCGCTTTGAAGTTGGTGAAGGCATCGAGAAGAAATCTGAAGACTTTGCCGCTGAAGTAGCAGCGCAAATGGAAGCCGCTAAGAAATAA
- the rpsB gene encoding 30S ribosomal protein S2, with product MANVSMRDMLKAGVHFGHQTRYWNPKMKPFIFGARNKVHIINLEKTVPLFNEAMNYLSGVAGKKGKILFVGTKRAAGDAVKEAAVKCDQFYVNKRWLGGMLTNWKTVRQSIKRLKDLEQKSQDGTFEKLTKKEALMLQREMDKLENSLGGIKNMGGLPDAIFVIDADHEHIAVTEARNLGIPVVGVVDTNSNPDGVDYVIPGNDDAIRAIQLYLEAAANAVNAGRDSNLEVQAEQDDFVEAAE from the coding sequence ATGGCTAATGTTTCAATGCGTGACATGCTAAAAGCAGGTGTTCACTTCGGTCACCAAACTCGTTACTGGAACCCAAAGATGAAGCCTTTCATCTTCGGTGCGCGTAACAAAGTTCATATCATCAACCTTGAAAAAACCGTTCCGCTTTTCAACGAAGCGATGAACTACCTGTCAGGTGTTGCGGGTAAAAAAGGAAAAATCCTTTTTGTTGGAACTAAACGTGCTGCTGGCGACGCAGTTAAAGAAGCAGCGGTTAAATGCGACCAGTTCTACGTAAACAAGCGTTGGCTGGGCGGCATGCTGACTAACTGGAAAACAGTTCGTCAGTCAATCAAGCGTCTTAAAGACCTTGAGCAAAAAAGCCAGGACGGTACGTTTGAAAAGCTGACCAAAAAAGAAGCGCTGATGCTTCAGCGTGAAATGGACAAGCTTGAAAACAGCCTGGGCGGTATCAAAAACATGGGCGGTCTGCCTGATGCGATTTTTGTTATCGATGCTGACCACGAGCACATCGCAGTCACTGAAGCACGTAACCTGGGTATTCCGGTAGTTGGTGTTGTAGATACTAACTCTAACCCAGACGGTGTTGACTACGTTATCCCTGGTAACGACGATGCAATCCGTGCGATTCAACTTTATCTTGAAGCTGCTGCAAATGCAGTGAATGCAGGTCGCGACAGCAACCTGGAAGTTCAGGCTGAACAAGACGACTTCGTCGAAGCAGCTGAGTAA